One Tunturibacter gelidoferens genomic region harbors:
- a CDS encoding TetR/AcrR family transcriptional regulator, with amino-acid sequence MGKGELTRQRIIEEAAPIFNQRGFAGCSMQDVLDATGLEKGGVYRHFESKEELAAEAFRYAWARVAKARREGQDAIPGAVEKLKYSVRRFAETPGIFPGGCPLMNTAIDADDGNPLLRSLVCAAMKEWKARLASIVEEGIAGGEIRGEVEPRRVANTIIATLEGALMISRLEGNRTAVQDARESLEMMLGGIEAAS; translated from the coding sequence ATGGGAAAAGGTGAGTTGACGCGGCAGAGAATCATCGAGGAGGCGGCTCCGATCTTCAATCAGAGGGGTTTTGCGGGGTGCTCGATGCAGGACGTGCTGGATGCGACGGGGTTGGAGAAGGGCGGGGTCTATCGCCACTTTGAGAGCAAGGAGGAGCTTGCGGCGGAGGCGTTTCGGTACGCATGGGCTCGGGTGGCGAAGGCGAGGCGGGAGGGTCAGGATGCCATTCCGGGGGCGGTGGAGAAGCTGAAGTACTCGGTGAGGCGGTTTGCGGAGACTCCGGGGATCTTTCCGGGGGGGTGTCCGTTGATGAATACGGCGATCGATGCAGATGATGGGAATCCGTTGCTGCGCAGTCTGGTGTGCGCGGCGATGAAGGAGTGGAAGGCGCGGCTTGCGAGCATTGTGGAGGAAGGGATCGCGGGTGGGGAGATTCGGGGAGAGGTAGAGCCGCGGCGGGTTGCGAACACGATTATTGCGACGCTGGAGGGAGCGCTGATGATCAGCCGGCTGGAGGGGAATCGGACTGCGGTGCAGGATGCGCGGGAGTCGCTCGAGATGATGTTGGGCGGGATCGAGGCTGCTTCGTAG